One Theropithecus gelada isolate Dixy chromosome 20, Tgel_1.0, whole genome shotgun sequence DNA segment encodes these proteins:
- the ERCC4 gene encoding DNA repair endonuclease XPF: MEPELPARRTAMAPLLEYERQLVLELLDTDGLVVCARGLGADRLLYHFLRLHCHPACLVLVLNTQPAEEEYFINQLKIEGVEHLPRRVTNEITSNSRYEVYTQGGVIFATSRILVVDFLTDRIPSDLITGILVYRAHRIIESCQEAFILRLFRQKNKRGFIKAFTDNAVAFDTGFCHVERVMRNLFVRKLYLWPRFHVAVNSFLEQHKPEVVEIHVSMTPAMLAIQTAILDILNACLKELKCHNPSLEVEDLSLENAIGKPFDKTIRHYLDPLWHQLGAKTKSLVQDLKILRTLLQYLSQYDCVTFLNLLESLRATEKAFGQNSGWLFLDSSTSMFINARARVYHLPDAKMSKKGKISEKMEIKEGQEAKKELVLESNPKWEALTEVLKEIEAENKESEALGGPGQVLICASDDRTCSQLRDYITLGAEAFLLRLYRKTFEKDSKAEEVWMKFRKEDSSKRIRKSHKRPKDPQNKERASAKERTLKKKKRKLTLTQMVGKPEELREEGDVEEGYCREISSSPESCLEEIKHEEFDVNLSSDAAYGILKEPLTIIHPLLGCSDPYALTRVLHEVEPRYVVLYDAELTFVRQLEIYRASRPGKPLRVYFLIYGGSTEEQRYLTALRKEKEAFEKLIREKASMVVPEEREGRDETNLDLVRGTASTDVSTDTRKAGGQEQNGTQQSVVVDMREFRSELPSLIHRRGIDIEPVTLEVGDYILTPEMCVERKSISDLIGSLNNGRLYSQCVSMSRYYKRPVLLIEFDPSKPFSLTARGALFQEISSNDISSKLTLLTLHFPRLRILWCPSPHATAELFEELKQNKPQPDAATALAITADSETLPESEKYNAGPQDFLLKMPGVNAKNCRSLMHHVKNIAELATLSQDKLTSILGNAANAKQLYDFIHTSYAEVVSKGKGKK, translated from the exons ATGGAGCCGGAGTTGCCGGCTCGACGGACGGCTATGGCGCCACTGTTGGAGTACGAGCGACAGCTGGTGCTGGAACTGCTCGACACTGACGGGCTGGTAGTGTGCGCTCGCGGGCTCGGCGCGGACCGGCTCCTCTACCACTTTCTCCGGCTGCACTGCCACCCAGCCTGCCTGGTGCTGGTGCTCAACACGCAGCCGGCCGAGGAG GAGTATTTTATCAATCAGCTGAAGATAGAAGGAGTTGAACACCTCCCTCGCCGTGTAACAAATGAAATCACAAGCAACAGTCGCTATGAAGTTTACACACAAGGTGGTGTTATATTTGCAACAAGTAGGATACTTGTGGTTGACTTCTTGACTGATAGGATACCTTCAGATTTAATTACTG GCATCTTGGTGTATAGAGCCCACAGAATAATCGAGTCTTGTCAAGAAGCATTCATCTTGCGCCTCTTTCGCCAGAAAAACAAACGTGGTTTTATTAAAGCTTTCACAGACAATGCTGTTGCCTTTGATACTGGTTTTTGTCATGTGGAAAGAGTGATGAGAAATCTTTTTGTGAGGAAACTGTATCTGTGGCCAAG GTTCCATGTAGCAGTAAACTCATTTTTAGAACAGCACAAACCCGAAgttgtagaaatccatgtttcTATGACACCTGCCATGCTTGCTATACAGACTGCTATACTGGACATTTTAAATGCGTGTCTAAAGGAACTAAAATGCCATAACCCATCGCTTGAAGTGGAAGATTTATCTTTAGAAAATGCTATTGGAAAGCCTTTTGACAAG acaATCCGCCACTATCTGGATCCTTTGTGGCACCAGCTTGGAGCCAAGACTAAATCCTTAGTTCAGGATTTGAAGATATTACGAACTTTGCTGCAGTATCTCTCTCAGTATGATTGTGTCACATTTCTTAATCTCCTGGAATCTCTGAGAGCAACGGAAAAAGCTTTTGGTCAGAATTCAG GTTGGCTGTTTCTTGACTCCAGCACCTCGATGTTTATAAATGCTCGAGCAAGGGTTTATCATCTTCCAGATGCCAAAATGagtaaaaaaggcaaaatatctgaaaaaatggaaattaaagaagGGCAAG AAGCAAAAAAGGAACTGGTCCTAGAAAGCAACCCAAAGTGGGAGGCACTGACTGAAGTATTAaaagaaattgaggcagaaaataaGGAGAGTGAAGCTCTTGGTGGTCCAG gtCAAGTACTGATATGTGCAAGTGATGACCGAACATGTTCCCAGCTGAGAGACTATATCACTCTTGGAGCGGAGGCCTTCTTATTGAGGCTCTACAGGAAAACCTTTGAGAAGGATAGCAAAGCTGAAGAAGTCTGGATGAAATTTAGGAAGGAAGACAGTTCAAAGAGAATTAGGAAATCTCACAAAAGACCCAAAGACCCCCAAAACAAAGAACGGGCTTCTGCCAAAGAAAggaccctcaaaaaaaaaaagcggaaGTTGACCTTAACTCAAATGGTAGGAAAACCTGAGGAACTGCGAGAGGAAGGAGATGTCGAGGAAGGATATTGTCGAGAAATAAGCAGTAGCCCAGAAAGCTGCCTGGAAGAAATTAAGCATGAAGAATTTGATGTAAATTTGTCATCGGATGCTGCTTATGGAATCCTGAAAGAACCCCTCACTATCATCCATCCGCTTCTGGGCTGCAGCGACCCCTATGCTCTGACAAGGGTACTCCATGAAGTGGAACCAAGATACGTGGTTCTTTATGACGCAGAGCTAACCTTTGTTCGGCAGCTTGAAATTTACAGGGCAAGTAGGCCTGGGAAACCTCTGAG GGTTTACTTTCTTATATACGGAGGTTCAACTGAGGAACAACGCTATCTCACTGCTTTGcggaaagaaaaggaagctttTGAAAAACTCATAAG GGAAAAAGCGAGCATGGTTGTCCCTGaagaaagagaaggcagagatGAAACAAACCTAGACCTAGTAAGAGGCACAGCGTCTACAGATGTTTCCACTGACACTCGGAAAGCCG GTGGCCAGGAACAGAATGGTACACAGCAAAGCGTAGTTGTGGATATGCGTGAATTTCGAAGTGAGCTCCCATCTCTGATCCATCGTCGGGGCATTGACATTGAACCCGTGACTTTAGAGGTTGGAGATTACATCCTCACTCCAGAAATGTGTGTGGAGCGCAAGAGTATCAGTGATTTAATCGGCTCTTTAAATAACGGCCGCCTCTACAGCCAGTGCGTCTCCATGTCCCGCTACTACAAGCGTCCTGTGCTTCTGATCGAGTTTGACCCCAGCAAGCCTTTCTCTCTCACTGCCCGCGGTGCCTTGTTCCAGGAGATCTCCAGCAATGACATTAGTTCCAAACTCACTCTTCTTACACTCCACTTCCCCAGACTACGGATTCTCTGGTGCCCCTCTCCTCACGCAACGGCGGAGTTGTTTGAGGAGCTGAAACAAAATAAGCCACAGCCTGATGCGGCGACAGCACTGGCCATTACAGCAGATTCCGAAACCCTTCCCGAGTCAGAAAAGTACAATGCTGGTCCCCAAGACTTCTTGTTAAAAATGCCAGGGGTGAATGCCAAAAACTGCCGCTCCTTGATGCACCACGTTAAGAACATCGCAGAATTAGCAACCCTGTCACAAGACAAGCTCACGAGTATTCTGGGGAATGCCGCAAATGCCAAGCAGCTTTATGATTTCATTCACACCTCTTACGCAGAAGTCGTAtcgaaaggaaaagggaaaaagtga